A genomic window from Cloacibacillus evryensis DSM 19522 includes:
- a CDS encoding ATP-binding protein gives MNNRIQDILSDLSKFKYENECLEAKSAAHGLPQSVWATYSAFANTLGGVILLGVAENEDKSLRVVGLDDPQKIIRDFWSAVNDRAKVSVNILHDRHVRVEEADGNNIVVIEIPAADRHYRPVFTGGDLLNGTFRRNSEGDYHCSREEINAMVRDQTDMPLDTATVPEMTPAVFNADTLKSYRNRFRVFKPDHIWNSLEDVEFLEKIGAVRIGEDDRLHPTKAGLLMFANEYDIVKEFPNYFLDFRETEPGAERWSDRVVSSSGDWSGNLFDFYFKIIARMTAGLKVPFALKDGLDRVDDTEAHKAMREALANALIHSDYCGRRGIVVEKSPGRVAIGNPGSMRISIEEAMSGGVSDPRNAVIFKVFSFLAIGERAGSGLYNIRTVWQKNGWKQPELTQKLSPDRVTLILEYETVEPNQSHNETNGETIEPVNETNKDVNDTVKPLDGQLDKTNDTKDARLIKVILENPHASYSEIANKLGVSRASVARRLATLRSKNIIKRKGTKRSGVWILIENAK, from the coding sequence ATGAATAACAGAATTCAAGATATTTTATCTGATTTAAGTAAATTCAAATACGAGAATGAGTGCTTAGAAGCCAAAAGCGCAGCACACGGCCTTCCGCAGAGTGTTTGGGCTACTTATTCCGCGTTTGCCAACACGCTGGGCGGGGTTATATTGTTGGGCGTTGCGGAAAACGAGGATAAATCGCTGCGTGTTGTGGGGCTCGACGATCCTCAGAAGATCATCCGAGATTTCTGGAGCGCTGTCAATGACAGGGCAAAAGTCAGCGTCAATATCCTCCATGACAGGCACGTCCGTGTCGAAGAGGCTGATGGGAATAACATCGTCGTTATAGAGATTCCCGCCGCAGATAGGCATTACCGCCCCGTCTTCACTGGCGGAGACCTGCTGAACGGGACGTTCCGCCGCAACAGTGAGGGCGATTACCACTGTTCACGCGAAGAGATAAATGCGATGGTGCGTGACCAGACGGATATGCCGCTGGATACGGCGACCGTGCCGGAAATGACGCCGGCTGTTTTCAATGCGGATACGCTGAAAAGCTACAGAAACCGATTCAGGGTCTTTAAGCCTGACCATATCTGGAACAGCCTTGAAGACGTCGAATTCCTTGAAAAGATAGGCGCTGTCAGGATAGGCGAAGACGACAGGCTGCACCCTACAAAGGCCGGCCTTCTGATGTTCGCCAATGAATATGACATCGTTAAGGAGTTCCCGAATTATTTCCTCGATTTCCGTGAGACGGAGCCCGGGGCCGAGCGCTGGTCCGACCGCGTCGTCTCTTCTTCCGGAGACTGGAGTGGCAATCTTTTTGACTTTTATTTCAAGATAATAGCGCGCATGACTGCGGGGCTTAAAGTCCCGTTTGCTCTGAAAGACGGGCTGGACCGCGTAGACGATACAGAGGCTCATAAGGCGATGAGGGAAGCGCTCGCAAACGCGCTCATTCATTCCGACTACTGCGGCAGGCGCGGCATTGTCGTAGAAAAATCGCCTGGGCGCGTTGCTATAGGCAATCCCGGCTCTATGCGCATAAGCATTGAGGAGGCTATGAGCGGCGGCGTCTCGGACCCGCGCAACGCGGTTATTTTTAAGGTTTTTTCTTTCCTTGCAATAGGCGAACGGGCCGGAAGCGGCCTCTATAATATTCGGACTGTATGGCAAAAGAACGGATGGAAACAGCCGGAGCTTACGCAAAAGCTATCGCCCGACCGCGTGACACTGATACTGGAATATGAGACTGTTGAGCCTAATCAATCTCATAATGAGACTAATGGTGAGACTATTGAGCCTGTAAATGAGACTAATAAGGATGTGAATGATACTGTAAAGCCCTTAGATGGGCAGTTAGACAAGACTAATGACACTAAGGATGCAAGGCTTATAAAGGTTATTTTAGAAAACCCGCATGCGAGTTATTCTGAGATTGCCAATAAATTGGGAGTGTCGCGGGCAAGTGTTGCCAGGAGGCTAGCAACTCTTCGTTCAAAAAATATCATTAAGCGAAAAGGGACTAAACGTTCCGGAGTTTGGATACTAATAGAAAATGCTAAATGA